The Desulfovibrio inopinatus DSM 10711 genome window below encodes:
- a CDS encoding FxsA family protein has translation MLWKLFLAFTLIPVVEIYLLVKVGSFIGPAWTVLLVLASGFTGAWLARMEGLRTLQKVRSCTDRGVMPAEEILDAVIIFVAGVVLLTPGFLTDIIGLLLLIPSTRGMFKRWLRRKLESLVASNQVRVVRY, from the coding sequence ATGTTATGGAAACTCTTTTTGGCGTTTACGTTGATACCCGTTGTGGAAATCTATCTGCTTGTCAAAGTCGGTTCTTTCATTGGACCGGCCTGGACGGTTCTTCTCGTTCTTGCCAGTGGTTTTACGGGAGCATGGCTGGCCCGAATGGAAGGGTTACGTACTCTGCAAAAGGTTCGTAGCTGTACAGACAGAGGGGTCATGCCAGCGGAAGAAATCCTTGATGCCGTGATTATTTTTGTTGCCGGCGTGGTTCTGCTGACGCCGGGTTTTTTGACCGATATTATCGGATTGCTCTTGCTCATTCCCTCTACACGGGGCATGTTCAAACGCTGGTTGCGTCGCAAATTGGAGAGTCTGGTCGCATCCAACCAAGTGCGCGTGGTTCGATATTGA